A DNA window from Vigna angularis cultivar LongXiaoDou No.4 chromosome 1, ASM1680809v1, whole genome shotgun sequence contains the following coding sequences:
- the LOC108333386 gene encoding protein NAR1 yields the protein MSEKFSAALRIGDLNDFIAPSQACIVSLKGLKKNDKPEVSLANKQVKSEPVKISLKDCLACSGCVTSAETVMLEKQSLDEFLNNINSGKAVIVSLSPQSRASIAVHFGISPIQVFKKLTRFFKSLGVKAIFDTSCSRDLTLIESCVEFVTRYRQNQLVDDERSKSSLPMITSACPGWICYAEKQLGSFVLPYISSVKSPQQTVGVIIKNYVCQELGLRPEEVYHVTVMPCYDKKLEAARDDFVFQSESHVEGHENEINMISEVDSVLTTGEVLELIQSKEVDFKSLDETPLDKMLTNINEEGFLYGVRGSSGGYAETIFRYAAKTLFGRQMDDSLTFRNIRNSDFQEVTLEVEGKTVLKFALCYGFRNLQNIVRKLKTGKCDYHFLEIMACPSGCLNGGGQIKPISGQSPKELSQLLESVYMENVLAASPFDNPIIKGLYDKWLEQPGSVKARKYMHTQYHPVEKSITSQLHNW from the exons ATGTCGGAGAAGTTTTCGGCAGCGCTTCGGATCGGAGATCTCAACGATTTCATCGCACCATCGCAGGCATGTATTGTTTCCCTCAAGGGATTGAAAAAGAACGATAAACCAGAG GTATCACTTGCTAACAAGCAGGTCAAGTCTGAACCTGTTAAAATTTCTCTCAAGGATTGTTTGGCATGCAG TGGATGCGTCACATCGGCAGAGACAGTTATGCTGGAGAAGCAAAGTTTGGATGAGTTTCTGAACAATATTAATTCTGGAAAGGCTGTGATTGTGTCACTTTCTCCCCAGTCAAGGGCTTCTATTGCTGTTCATTTTGGCATTTCTCCAATTCAG GTTTTCAAAAAACTGACAAGATTTTTTAAGTCCTTGGGAGTGAAGGCAATTTTTGATACCAGCTGCAGTAGAGATTTGACCCTTATCGAATCTTGTGTGGAGTTCGTCACAAGGTATAGACAGAACCAATTGGTTGATGATGAAAGGAGTAAATCAAGCCTACCTATGATTACATCAGCATGCCCAG GTTGGATATGCTATGCCGAAAAGCAACTTGGATCCTTTGTTCTTCCTTACATTTCATCAGTGAAGAGTCCACAGCAAACAGTAGGAGTTATCATAAAGAACTATGTTTGCCAAGAATTAGGACTCAG GCCTGAGGAAGTTTACCATGTCACCGTAATGCCTTGTTATGATAAAAAGCTTGAGGCTGCTAGGGATGACTTTGTTTTCCAATCCGAGTCCCATGTTGAAGGGCACGAGAATGAAATTAATATGATTTCAGAGGTAGATTCAGTATTGACTACGGGAGAAGTTTTGGAATTGATTCAG TCAAAAGAAGTTGATTTTAAAAGCCTAGATGAGACTCCTCTGGACAAAAT GCTAACAAATATCAATGAAGAAGGATTCCTTTATGGGGTCCGTGGAAGCTCTGGAGGTTATGCAGAAACAATTTTCCGATATGCTGCTAAAACACTTTTTGGAAGACAAATGGATGATTCTTTGACCTTTAGAAACATCAGGAATTCAGATTTTCAGGAAGTGACTCTGGAG GTTGAGGGAAAAACAGTGTTAAAATTTGCTCTGTGTTATGGTTTCCGGAACCTACAGAACATTGTACGAAAACTTAAAACTGGGAAATGTGATTATCATTTCCTAGAAATCATGGCATGCCCTTCAG GTTGCTTAAATGGAGGAGGTCAAATTAAACCAATTTCAGGGCAGTCTCCCAAAGAACTGAGTCAGTTGTTAGAATCAGTTTACATGGAAAAT GTTTTGGCAGCATCACCATTTGACAATCCCATTATTAAAGGCTTATATGACAAGTGGCTTGAGCAGCCAGGTTCTGTGAAAGCTAGGAAATACATGCACACCCAATATCATCCTGTTGAGAAAAGCATTACTTCTCAGTTGCATAATTGGTGA
- the LOC108339694 gene encoding uncharacterized protein LOC108339694 — protein sequence MNSVKLRPELHIPISSSNLPLCVKPIKFLVVSSYGKSLKHPTSKFALSLRENRGSEEHRRSVVVLRDQKAISNSSVVIMGAVCVGILAVILTEEKALALGPEGPLVEEFWDNVRRYGLYALTVSTGALYTIFRPILDLLRNPVSAIFIIALFGGSLYVVSQVLSAMVGVSEFSYDYGY from the coding sequence ATGAACAGTGTGAAATTGAGACCAGAGCTTCACATTCCAATTTCTTCCTCAAACCTTCCACTGTGCGTCAAACCCATCAAATTCCTGGTAGTATCATCGTATGGCAAAAGCTTAAAGCATCCAACTTCCAAATTCGCACTCAGTCTCAGAGAAAACAGAGGAAGCGAAGAGCATAGACGGAGCGTGGTTGTACTGAGAGATCAGAAGGCTATTTCGAATTCCAGTGTTGTGATAATGGGAGCGGTGTGTGTGGGGATTCTGGCGGTGATTCTGACTGAGGAGAAGGCTTTGGCATTGGGCCCTGAAGGCCCACTGGTGGAAGAGTTTTGGGACAACGTCAGGAGATATGGGCTTTACGCTCTCACCGTCAGCACAGGTGCTCTTTACACCATCTTCCGCCCCATACTCGACCTTCTCAGGAATCCCGTTTCCGCCATTTTCATTATTGCTCTTTTCGGGGGTTCCCTCTACGTTGTTTCGCAAGTCCTCTCTGCAATGGTTGGTGTCTCTGAATTTTCTTACGATTATGGATACTAA